Proteins encoded within one genomic window of Couchioplanes caeruleus:
- a CDS encoding sugar phosphate isomerase/epimerase family protein: MARPITLFTGQWADLPFDEVCRLASEWGYDGLEIACWGDHFEVDRALAEDDYVDRKREQLAKHHLRVFAISNHLVGQAVCDHPIDERHRDILPASIWGDGDPEGVRTRAAERMKDTARAAARLGVTTVVGFTGSSIWHTVAMFPPVPPAMIERGYADFAARWHPILDVFDEVGVRFAHEVHPSEIAYDYWTTRRALEAIGHRPAFGLNWDPSHFVWQDLDPVNFILEFRDRIYHVDCKDAKVRTGDGRRGRMSSHLPWADLRRGWDFVSTGHGDVPWEDCFRALNAIGYDGPLSIEWEDAGMDRLTGAPEALRYVRSLAFDAPAAAFDAAFSSSS; this comes from the coding sequence ATGGCGCGACCGATCACGCTCTTCACCGGCCAGTGGGCCGACCTGCCGTTCGACGAGGTCTGCCGGCTGGCCTCCGAGTGGGGGTACGACGGCCTCGAGATCGCCTGCTGGGGCGACCACTTCGAGGTGGACCGGGCGCTGGCCGAGGACGACTACGTCGACCGCAAGCGCGAGCAGCTCGCCAAGCACCACCTGCGGGTCTTCGCGATCTCGAACCATCTCGTCGGCCAGGCGGTCTGCGACCATCCGATCGACGAGCGGCACCGGGACATCCTGCCGGCGTCGATCTGGGGCGACGGTGACCCCGAGGGGGTCCGCACCCGGGCGGCGGAGCGGATGAAGGACACCGCCCGCGCGGCGGCCAGGCTCGGCGTCACGACCGTGGTCGGCTTCACCGGTTCGTCGATCTGGCACACGGTGGCCATGTTCCCTCCGGTGCCGCCGGCCATGATCGAGCGAGGGTACGCGGACTTCGCCGCACGCTGGCACCCGATCCTGGACGTCTTCGACGAGGTGGGCGTCCGGTTCGCGCACGAGGTCCATCCCAGCGAGATCGCCTACGACTACTGGACGACCCGGCGCGCCCTCGAGGCGATCGGCCACCGCCCGGCATTCGGCCTCAACTGGGACCCGTCCCACTTCGTGTGGCAGGACCTGGACCCGGTGAACTTCATCCTGGAGTTCCGGGATCGCATCTACCACGTCGACTGCAAGGACGCGAAGGTCCGTACGGGCGACGGCCGCCGCGGCCGGATGTCGTCCCACCTGCCGTGGGCGGACCTGCGCCGCGGCTGGGACTTCGTCTCCACCGGCCACGGGGACGTGCCGTGGGAGGACTGCTTCCGGGCCCTCAACGCGATCGGCTACGACGGACCGCTCTCGATCGAGTGGGAGGACGCCGGCATGGACCGCCTGACCGGCGCCCCGGAGGCACTGCGGTACGTGCGCAGCCTCGCGTTCGACGCCCCCGCGGCGGCCTTCGACGCGGCCTTCTCGTCGTCCTCGTGA
- a CDS encoding bifunctional polysaccharide deacetylase/glycosyltransferase family 2 protein translates to MGKRALRREPRAHWVLLVLALIVLLAELSLNGYVRHVGGEGDGSAPTPSSAPAPAAVTGGAAVQRLGPGAAVSSRGMPAKTIALTFDDGPDARWTPAVLDVLARHRAHATFFQVGSQVNEHPEIARRVLAEGHEIGVHTFTHADVATLPDWRLDAELTLTANAVAAATGRRPVLLRPPYSSGPAAVTAADHRAHRRAAEAGYLLVLTDLDTADWRRPGADAIAAAARPRGTAGAVVMMHDSGGDRAQTVAALDKLIPALTAKGYRFVTVSEGLGLTAMPPASTGQQWRGHAFRAAQSVGGWLADALTLLMLVAVVLAALRLLAQLVSARLHLRRLRRESRPPAYVGPVSVIVPAFNEAANIAETVRSLVRSDYPIVEVIVVDDGSTDGTADIVERLGLLGVYVLRQPNAGKPAALNHGIAYAQHDILVLVDGDTVFEPDAIGHLVQPLRDPRVGAVSGNTKVANRGGLLGRWQHLEYVIGFNLDRRMFDVAECMPTVPGAIGAFRRQAVDAAGGVSAQTLAEDTDFTMAVLRTGWRVVYEPRAVAWTEAPASLRQLWRQRYRWCYGTMQAMWKHRHALRERGPAGRLGRRGLGYLLLFQVLLPLTAPMVDVYAVYGAFFLEPATVIATWTGFTAVQVATAAYALHLDGERWTPLWSLPLQQIVYRQLMYLVVIQSTVMALLGGRLRWHRMVRTGAATAHAAATAHAAATAHAAATARAATATAHVAAAARVASRSEWPAGAAAAHPGSRPEWPVPEQLSRRPADLLNQARPAVPAPRRRERWPIN, encoded by the coding sequence ATGGGCAAACGCGCGCTGCGGCGGGAGCCACGGGCCCACTGGGTCCTGCTCGTACTGGCCCTGATCGTGCTGCTGGCGGAGCTGAGCCTCAACGGCTACGTGAGGCACGTCGGCGGCGAGGGCGACGGATCGGCGCCCACGCCCTCCTCCGCCCCGGCGCCGGCCGCCGTCACCGGCGGCGCGGCCGTCCAGCGCCTCGGCCCCGGCGCCGCCGTCAGCAGCCGCGGCATGCCGGCCAAGACCATCGCCCTGACCTTCGACGACGGCCCGGACGCCCGCTGGACCCCGGCCGTGCTCGACGTGCTGGCCCGGCACCGGGCGCACGCCACGTTCTTCCAGGTCGGATCGCAGGTCAACGAGCACCCCGAGATCGCGCGCCGGGTGCTCGCCGAGGGCCACGAGATCGGCGTGCACACCTTCACCCACGCCGACGTCGCCACGCTGCCGGACTGGCGGCTCGACGCCGAGCTCACCCTGACCGCCAACGCGGTGGCCGCCGCCACCGGGCGCCGGCCGGTGCTGCTGCGCCCGCCGTACTCGTCGGGACCGGCGGCCGTGACCGCGGCCGACCACCGCGCCCACCGGCGCGCCGCGGAGGCCGGCTACCTGCTTGTCCTCACCGATCTGGACACCGCCGACTGGCGTCGCCCGGGCGCGGACGCCATCGCCGCCGCGGCCCGTCCCCGGGGCACGGCCGGTGCGGTCGTGATGATGCACGACTCCGGCGGCGACCGCGCGCAGACCGTCGCGGCCCTCGACAAGCTCATCCCGGCCCTGACGGCGAAGGGCTACCGCTTCGTCACCGTCTCGGAGGGTCTCGGCCTGACCGCGATGCCGCCGGCGAGCACCGGGCAGCAGTGGCGGGGACACGCCTTCCGCGCCGCCCAGTCCGTGGGGGGCTGGCTCGCCGACGCCCTCACCCTGCTCATGCTCGTCGCCGTGGTGCTCGCCGCGCTGCGGCTGCTGGCCCAGCTCGTCAGCGCCCGTCTGCACCTGCGCCGGCTGCGTCGCGAGAGTCGCCCGCCGGCGTACGTCGGGCCGGTCTCGGTGATCGTGCCCGCCTTCAACGAGGCCGCCAACATCGCGGAGACCGTACGGTCGCTGGTCCGCAGCGACTACCCAATCGTCGAGGTCATCGTGGTCGACGACGGCTCCACCGACGGCACCGCCGACATCGTCGAACGCCTCGGCCTGCTCGGCGTCTACGTCCTGCGCCAGCCCAACGCCGGCAAACCCGCGGCCCTGAACCACGGCATCGCGTACGCCCAGCACGACATCCTCGTCCTGGTCGACGGCGACACCGTCTTCGAGCCCGACGCGATCGGCCACCTCGTGCAGCCCCTGCGCGACCCGCGCGTGGGCGCCGTCTCGGGCAACACCAAGGTGGCGAACCGCGGCGGCCTGCTCGGCCGCTGGCAGCACCTCGAATACGTGATCGGCTTCAATCTCGACCGGCGCATGTTCGACGTCGCCGAGTGCATGCCGACCGTTCCGGGCGCGATCGGCGCCTTCCGCCGCCAGGCCGTCGACGCCGCCGGCGGGGTGTCGGCGCAGACCCTGGCCGAGGACACCGACTTCACCATGGCGGTGCTGCGGACGGGCTGGCGCGTCGTCTACGAACCCCGCGCCGTCGCCTGGACCGAGGCTCCCGCCTCGCTGCGCCAGTTGTGGCGGCAGCGCTACCGCTGGTGCTACGGCACCATGCAGGCGATGTGGAAGCACCGCCACGCGCTGCGCGAGCGCGGCCCCGCCGGCCGCCTCGGCCGGCGCGGCCTCGGCTACCTCCTGCTCTTCCAGGTCCTGCTGCCGCTCACCGCGCCGATGGTGGACGTCTACGCCGTGTACGGCGCGTTCTTTCTCGAGCCGGCCACCGTCATCGCCACCTGGACGGGCTTCACCGCGGTCCAGGTGGCCACGGCCGCGTACGCCCTGCATCTCGACGGCGAACGCTGGACGCCGCTCTGGAGCCTTCCGCTGCAGCAGATCGTCTACCGGCAGCTCATGTACCTGGTCGTGATCCAGTCGACCGTGATGGCACTGCTCGGCGGCCGGCTGCGCTGGCACCGGATGGTGCGCACGGGCGCCGCGACCGCCCACGCCGCCGCGACAGCCCACGCCGCCGCCACGGCCCACGCCGCCGCTACGGCCCGCGCCGCCACCGCTACCGCCCATGTCGCCGCCGCGGCCCGCGTCGCTTCCCGCTCCGAGTGGCCGGCGGGTGCCGCCGCGGCTCACCCCGGCTCCCGCCCCGAGTGGCCGGTGCCCGAGCAGCTCTCCCGCCGCCCGGCCGACCTGCTGAACCAGGCGCGGCCGGCCGTCCCCGCGCCGCGCCGCCGCGAGCGCTGGCCGATCAACTAG
- a CDS encoding PI-PLC domain-containing protein gives MRPLSAVVRAVPVLVAVLLVTLTPTGGAAAAAPVVPGSYYLQSVITGFNTAASGDAVLQHRPKGDEDHQQWVVRADGAEYQVENLDLPGRCLARSGGAPTMASCAAAETRWQITAARDDQYAVKDPGADRYLSVVPTGDVWADALALGADGRQARWYLTPLMPPRTPVPADGDRTLDQVTFLTAHNAFANGVDGGFAPPIFNLFPNQARGIDQQLADGVRGFMFDIHQTPDGAILCHHNCTLVVRPVALWVDLQRIVDYLQAHPSEIATVFLEDYVPPTVLRAELARVPGLADMLIRPDLEGVREHGWPRLADLRERDKRLLMFTDHSRAADQAAGLTRDSFGVQYQREWTVENYWSMGPGTGTSDWSCYSRWYGGPGTIPLTHTEPGFRPLFVMNHFRDVPIPATSSNDNAKVLNRAERFCTPAARKKPNYVAVDRYDLGGPAAAVGRLNTYDVP, from the coding sequence ATGCGCCCGTTGTCCGCCGTCGTCCGCGCCGTACCTGTGCTCGTTGCCGTCCTGCTGGTCACGCTGACGCCGACCGGGGGCGCCGCAGCAGCGGCGCCCGTGGTGCCGGGCTCCTACTACCTGCAGAGCGTCATCACCGGTTTCAACACCGCTGCGAGCGGCGACGCCGTCCTGCAGCATCGGCCCAAGGGCGACGAGGACCACCAGCAGTGGGTGGTGCGCGCCGACGGCGCGGAGTACCAGGTGGAGAACCTCGACCTGCCCGGCCGCTGCCTCGCCCGCTCCGGCGGCGCGCCCACCATGGCCTCCTGCGCGGCGGCGGAGACCCGGTGGCAGATCACGGCGGCCCGCGACGACCAGTACGCGGTCAAGGACCCGGGCGCGGACCGCTATCTGAGCGTGGTGCCCACCGGCGACGTCTGGGCCGACGCGCTCGCCCTGGGCGCAGACGGCAGGCAGGCCCGGTGGTATCTGACGCCGCTGATGCCGCCGCGCACCCCGGTACCGGCCGACGGCGACCGCACTCTCGACCAGGTGACGTTCCTGACCGCGCACAACGCGTTCGCCAACGGCGTCGACGGCGGCTTCGCCCCGCCGATCTTCAACCTCTTCCCCAACCAGGCGCGCGGCATCGATCAGCAGCTCGCGGACGGCGTACGCGGCTTTATGTTCGACATCCACCAGACGCCCGACGGGGCGATCCTCTGCCACCACAACTGCACTCTGGTCGTGCGTCCGGTGGCGCTGTGGGTCGACCTCCAGCGCATCGTCGACTATCTGCAGGCGCACCCGTCCGAGATCGCCACGGTCTTCCTGGAGGACTACGTGCCGCCCACGGTGCTGCGTGCCGAGCTGGCACGGGTGCCCGGCCTGGCCGACATGTTGATCCGCCCGGACCTCGAGGGCGTCCGCGAGCACGGGTGGCCGCGCCTGGCCGACCTGCGCGAGCGCGACAAGCGGTTGCTGATGTTCACCGATCACAGCCGTGCCGCGGACCAGGCCGCCGGATTGACCCGGGACAGCTTCGGCGTGCAGTACCAGCGGGAGTGGACCGTCGAGAACTACTGGTCGATGGGGCCCGGCACGGGCACCTCGGACTGGTCCTGCTACAGCCGTTGGTACGGCGGCCCGGGCACGATCCCGCTCACGCACACCGAGCCGGGCTTCCGTCCGCTGTTCGTCATGAACCACTTCCGCGACGTGCCGATCCCGGCCACGAGCTCGAATGACAACGCCAAGGTGCTCAACCGGGCCGAGCGTTTCTGCACCCCGGCGGCCCGTAAGAAGCCCAACTACGTCGCGGTCGACCGGTATGACCTCGGCGGTCCGGCCGCGGCCGTCGGCCGGCTGAACACCTACGACGTCCCCTAG
- a CDS encoding RNA polymerase sigma factor encodes MWDDDELTAAVKAACAGDEAGFTALWRSLQPAVLRYLRVVAGDAAEDVASETWLQAARDLHRFTGDGAAFRGWLFRIARHRGIDERRRAGRRREDPAEFGADDAGRTGDAAAQALEHSGTEWAIGLIAGLPPDQAEAVMLRVVAGLDVATTARVLGKRAGAVRVATLRGLRKLAADPRVQARGDENFVTRTREV; translated from the coding sequence GTGTGGGATGACGACGAACTGACCGCGGCGGTGAAGGCGGCGTGCGCCGGCGACGAGGCGGGTTTCACGGCCCTGTGGCGCTCCCTGCAGCCCGCCGTCCTGCGTTACCTGCGGGTCGTGGCCGGCGACGCCGCCGAGGACGTGGCCTCCGAGACCTGGCTGCAGGCCGCCCGCGACCTGCACCGCTTCACCGGCGATGGTGCCGCCTTCCGGGGCTGGCTGTTCCGGATCGCCCGGCACCGCGGCATCGACGAGCGGCGGCGGGCCGGGCGCAGGCGGGAGGATCCGGCCGAGTTCGGCGCCGACGACGCCGGCCGTACGGGCGACGCCGCCGCGCAGGCCCTGGAGCACTCCGGCACCGAGTGGGCGATCGGGCTCATCGCCGGGCTGCCGCCGGACCAGGCCGAGGCCGTGATGCTGCGGGTGGTGGCCGGGCTCGACGTCGCGACCACCGCTCGGGTGCTCGGTAAGCGTGCCGGCGCCGTCCGCGTGGCCACCCTGCGTGGCCTGCGCAAACTTGCCGCCGATCCGCGTGTTCAGGCGCGTGGCGACGAAAATTTCGTCACCCGTACGAGGGAGGTGTAA